One Neisseria sp. Marseille-Q5346 genomic region harbors:
- a CDS encoding factor H-binding protein, which produces MRTLRISALTASLSLMLAACGGATSGLSNAVTEPLNPHPKGVLSVELNESVPENGTLELTANGKTQTLQKGGKLDTGFLKTDKVSSYDYAQKIKVNGQVITLETGDFQVYKQNYSTVAARYTKQKADDAGKLQNLDTYTFTVGEVQGDETAYRNLPKQGSYQYSGIAFNGDDRSGRLKYTVDFDKKQGYGKISSMASHNNVDLLAAGIANNNGKAAISGKTSLSGVENGRYDLKLFGSQAEEIAGKAQIKVGDSTKEIGLAGKKE; this is translated from the coding sequence ATGAGAACCCTCCGTATTTCTGCTTTGACGGCTTCCCTGTCTTTGATGTTGGCTGCCTGCGGCGGCGCAACAAGCGGCTTGTCGAATGCCGTGACCGAGCCGCTCAATCCGCATCCGAAAGGTGTGTTGTCCGTTGAATTGAACGAATCTGTCCCTGAAAACGGTACGTTGGAGCTGACGGCCAACGGTAAAACGCAAACCCTGCAAAAAGGCGGCAAACTCGATACCGGCTTTTTGAAAACCGATAAAGTATCTTCTTACGACTACGCCCAAAAAATTAAGGTAAACGGCCAAGTCATTACTTTGGAAACGGGCGACTTCCAAGTGTATAAACAAAATTATTCCACTGTTGCTGCGCGTTACACCAAACAAAAAGCCGATGACGCAGGCAAGCTGCAAAACCTCGATACATACACATTCACCGTCGGCGAAGTCCAAGGCGATGAAACTGCGTATCGCAATTTGCCCAAACAAGGCAGCTATCAGTATTCGGGTATCGCGTTTAACGGCGATGACCGCAGCGGCCGTCTGAAATACACCGTCGATTTCGATAAAAAACAAGGTTACGGCAAAATCAGCAGCATGGCTTCTCACAATAATGTTGACCTGCTTGCCGCAGGCATTGCCAATAACAATGGCAAAGCCGCCATCAGCGGTAAAACCAGTTTGAGTGGTGTCGAAAACGGCCGTTATGATTTGAAACTCTTCGGCTCGCAGGCTGAAGAAATTGCCGGTAAGGCGCAAATCAAAGTTGGCGATTCCACCAAAGAAATCGGTTTGGCCGGTAAGAAAGAATAG
- a CDS encoding GNAT family N-acetyltransferase gives MNICHLKPEFVEPLALALFEEWHDFAPWSSLDKICAYYAQCLDGDDLPLAFAAVDKEGRLMGSAALKRFDMACFPEYEYWLGDVFVLPQFRGLGVGRRLVSFCLDKARELGLPHLFLYTPDVQAVYEKFGWKEIKQTWHNGETVSVMKLDL, from the coding sequence ATGAACATATGCCATCTGAAGCCTGAGTTTGTCGAGCCTTTAGCCCTCGCTCTGTTTGAGGAATGGCACGATTTTGCGCCGTGGTCGTCTCTGGACAAAATCTGCGCGTATTACGCGCAGTGCCTCGATGGGGATGACTTGCCGCTGGCGTTTGCGGCTGTGGATAAGGAAGGGCGGCTGATGGGTTCAGCGGCATTGAAGCGGTTTGATATGGCGTGTTTTCCCGAATACGAATATTGGCTGGGCGATGTGTTCGTTTTGCCGCAATTTCGCGGTTTGGGCGTAGGCAGGCGGCTGGTTTCGTTTTGTCTGGATAAAGCACGCGAACTGGGTTTGCCGCATCTGTTTCTCTATACGCCGGATGTGCAGGCCGTATATGAAAAGTTCGGCTGGAAAGAAATCAAGCAGACTTGGCACAACGGGGAAACCGTATCCGTCATGAAATTGGATTTATAG
- the dinG gene encoding ATP-dependent DNA helicase DinG: protein MLTDLEKNAIRDHYQNIGKNLPGFRPRASQREMIAAIANAFSRTLVREEGEEAPKREGESIAVIEGPTGVGKSLAYLLAGGIMAQTRGKRLIVSSATVALQEQLVDRDLPFLVEKSGLELTFALAKGRGRYLCPYKLYQLTQNNAQQNLLGFEAPEVLWDSKPKPEELNLLRDIADEFSARRFNGDRDAWPEKIDDAIWLKVTNDRHGCLKSACPNRPECPFYLARDVLETVDVVVANHDLLLADISMGGGVILPAPENSFYCIDEAHHLPKKALSRFAAEHSWNIAVWTLEKLPQLTGKIAALTDKAELANLADEAATSLLDSLHEWQFHLAEEPSLSLGSSENDRRKHNEPTWLWEDGKIPEGLETTVSNTAIAARSLLKHVVGLNDALSAARRDKEQDGALLDRLTSEFGLFIARIEQISAVWDLLSTVPIEGEEPLAKWITRRADDKNDYIFNASPISSASHLANSLWRRAAGAVLTSATLQSLGSFNLILRQTGLLWLPETTTLALESPFNFDTQGELYIPPVHASPKDPDAHTAAIVEWLPKLVSPVEAIGTLVLFSSRKQMQDVALRLPDEYLPLLLVQGELPKAVLLQRHHQAIAEGKASIIFGLDSFAEGLDLPGTACVQVIIAKLPFAMPDNPIEKTQNRWIEQRGGNPFIEITVPEASIKLIQAVGRLIRTEQDYGRVTILDNRVKTQRYGQQLLACLPPFKRIG from the coding sequence ATGCTCACCGATTTAGAAAAAAACGCCATCCGCGACCATTACCAAAACATCGGCAAAAACCTGCCCGGTTTCCGTCCGCGCGCTTCGCAGCGGGAAATGATTGCGGCGATTGCCAACGCTTTTTCGCGGACGTTGGTGCGTGAAGAAGGCGAAGAAGCGCCCAAACGCGAGGGCGAAAGCATTGCTGTGATCGAAGGGCCGACCGGCGTGGGTAAATCGTTGGCCTACCTTTTGGCTGGCGGCATCATGGCGCAAACGCGCGGCAAACGGTTGATTGTCAGCAGCGCGACGGTGGCTTTGCAGGAGCAGTTGGTTGACCGCGATTTGCCGTTTCTGGTTGAAAAAAGCGGTTTGGAGCTGACCTTTGCGCTTGCTAAGGGGCGAGGCCGTTATCTTTGCCCCTACAAACTCTATCAACTGACGCAAAACAACGCCCAGCAAAACCTGCTTGGTTTTGAAGCGCCGGAAGTGTTGTGGGACAGTAAACCCAAGCCCGAAGAATTGAACCTGCTGCGCGACATTGCCGATGAATTTTCCGCCCGCCGCTTTAATGGCGACCGCGACGCTTGGCCGGAAAAAATCGATGACGCGATTTGGCTCAAAGTGACCAACGACCGCCACGGCTGCCTGAAATCCGCCTGTCCCAACCGTCCGGAATGCCCTTTTTACCTGGCACGCGATGTCTTGGAAACCGTCGATGTCGTTGTTGCCAACCACGATCTTCTGCTTGCCGACATCAGCATGGGCGGCGGCGTGATTCTGCCTGCGCCCGAAAACAGTTTCTATTGCATAGACGAAGCGCACCACCTGCCCAAAAAAGCCCTCAGCCGTTTTGCCGCCGAACATTCATGGAATATTGCCGTTTGGACGCTGGAAAAACTGCCGCAGTTGACCGGCAAAATTGCCGCACTGACCGATAAAGCCGAACTTGCCAACCTCGCCGACGAAGCTGCCACATCCTTGCTCGACAGCCTGCACGAATGGCAGTTTCACTTGGCGGAAGAGCCGTCTTTAAGTTTGGGGTCGTCTGAAAACGACAGGCGGAAACACAACGAACCGACTTGGCTGTGGGAAGACGGCAAAATCCCTGAAGGCCTGGAAACCACAGTTTCCAATACGGCCATTGCCGCGCGCAGCCTGCTCAAACATGTTGTCGGCTTGAACGATGCGCTTTCCGCCGCGCGCCGCGATAAAGAGCAGGACGGCGCGCTCCTCGACCGCCTGACCAGCGAGTTCGGCCTTTTTATCGCTCGTATCGAACAAATCAGCGCGGTTTGGGATTTGCTCTCCACCGTTCCCATTGAAGGCGAAGAGCCGTTGGCGAAATGGATAACCCGCCGTGCCGACGACAAAAACGACTACATTTTCAACGCCAGCCCCATCAGCAGCGCATCCCACCTTGCCAACAGCCTGTGGCGGCGCGCGGCAGGCGCGGTGCTGACTTCGGCCACCCTGCAATCGCTCGGCAGCTTCAACCTGATTTTGCGCCAAACCGGCCTATTATGGCTGCCCGAAACCACCACGCTTGCATTGGAAAGCCCGTTTAATTTCGATACGCAAGGCGAGCTGTATATTCCGCCCGTACACGCTAGCCCCAAAGACCCTGATGCGCACACGGCCGCCATTGTCGAATGGTTGCCGAAGCTGGTTTCGCCGGTTGAAGCCATCGGTACGCTGGTGCTGTTTTCCTCGCGCAAGCAAATGCAGGATGTCGCCTTACGACTGCCTGACGAATACTTGCCGCTTCTGCTTGTACAAGGCGAGTTGCCCAAGGCCGTTCTTTTACAAAGACACCATCAAGCCATTGCCGAAGGCAAAGCCAGCATTATTTTCGGCCTCGACAGTTTTGCCGAAGGCCTCGACCTGCCCGGCACGGCCTGCGTACAAGTCATTATTGCCAAGCTGCCGTTTGCGATGCCGGACAACCCCATCGAGAAAACCCAAAACCGTTGGATTGAACAACGCGGCGGCAATCCCTTTATCGAAATCACGGTACCTGAAGCCAGCATCAAACTGATCCAAGCCGTCGGCCGCCTTATCCGTACCGAACAGGATTACGGCCGCGTGACCATCCTCGACAACCGCGTTAAAACGCAACGCTATGGCCAACAATTATTGGCGTGTCTGCCGCCGTTTAAGCGGATAGGGTAG
- a CDS encoding DUF3079 domain-containing protein codes for MAKKFPIFPKNPERICWGCDKYCKEDDLQCGNGCERIQHPIELDGRDWYKKGDWSNLLSEEQQIELGLKEAPKPAKPHIKLPLKNKTA; via the coding sequence ATGGCCAAGAAATTTCCCATTTTCCCGAAAAATCCCGAGCGTATCTGCTGGGGTTGCGACAAATACTGCAAAGAAGACGATTTGCAATGCGGCAACGGTTGCGAACGCATCCAACATCCCATCGAGTTGGACGGCCGCGACTGGTATAAAAAAGGTGACTGGAGCAATTTGTTGAGCGAAGAGCAGCAAATCGAACTTGGACTGAAAGAAGCGCCCAAGCCGGCCAAACCGCATATCAAGCTGCCTTTGAAAAACAAAACGGCTTAA
- a CDS encoding murein transglycosylase A has protein sequence MKKHLYRITLVSIAAAILAACPSKSIKNLPETDTSVIKGPDRPTGTPDPVGTTVSGGGANYTVVSYNELPHWDLQHFTKSLQSFRLGCEKLKNRQGWQDVCIQAMQTPVHHFQAKHFFERYFTVWRVDNGGNPAGTITGYYEPVLHGDDKATSQSRFPIYGIPNDFVSVPLAANLRGSKATVRIRQTGQNSGVIDNSGTYTADLSKFPITARSTALKGRFEGSRFVPYHTRSQINGGALNGKAPILGYADDPVELFFMHIQGSGRLKTPSGKYIRVGFADKNEHPYVSIGRYMADKGYLPLGQTSMQGIKAYMKQNPGRLAEVLGQNPSYVFFRELTGSSDSGPVGALGTPLMGEYAGAIDRHYITLGAPLFVATAHPITKKALNRLIMAQDTGSAIKGAVRVDYFWGYGDEAGEVAGKMKTTGYVWQLLPNGMKPEYRP, from the coding sequence ATGAAAAAACATTTGTACCGCATCACGCTCGTCAGCATTGCCGCAGCCATTCTTGCCGCCTGTCCGAGCAAAAGCATTAAAAACCTCCCCGAAACCGACACCAGCGTTATCAAAGGTCCCGACCGCCCCACCGGTACGCCCGATCCCGTCGGTACGACAGTGAGCGGTGGAGGAGCAAACTACACCGTAGTTTCCTACAATGAATTGCCGCACTGGGACCTCCAACACTTTACCAAAAGCCTGCAGTCTTTCCGTTTAGGCTGTGAAAAGCTTAAAAACCGCCAAGGCTGGCAGGACGTTTGTATCCAAGCCATGCAAACACCGGTGCACCATTTCCAAGCCAAACACTTTTTCGAGCGCTATTTCACCGTATGGCGCGTCGATAACGGCGGCAATCCTGCCGGCACCATTACCGGTTATTACGAACCGGTCCTGCACGGTGATGACAAAGCCACAAGCCAATCCCGTTTCCCGATTTACGGCATTCCGAACGATTTCGTTTCCGTTCCGCTGGCTGCAAACTTGAGGGGCAGCAAAGCCACCGTCCGCATCCGCCAAACCGGCCAAAACAGCGGCGTCATCGACAACAGCGGCACATACACGGCCGACTTGTCCAAATTCCCGATTACAGCACGCAGCACTGCGCTGAAAGGCCGTTTTGAAGGCAGCCGTTTTGTTCCTTACCACACCCGCAGCCAAATCAACGGCGGCGCGCTTAACGGCAAAGCGCCGATTTTGGGTTATGCAGATGATCCGGTCGAACTTTTCTTTATGCACATTCAAGGTTCAGGCCGTCTGAAAACCCCGTCCGGCAAATACATCCGTGTCGGATTTGCCGATAAAAACGAACATCCGTATGTTTCCATCGGCCGCTATATGGCGGATAAAGGCTATCTGCCGCTGGGTCAGACCAGCATGCAGGGCATCAAGGCCTATATGAAGCAAAACCCCGGTCGCCTTGCCGAAGTTTTGGGACAAAACCCAAGCTACGTCTTCTTCCGTGAGCTGACCGGCAGCAGTGATTCCGGCCCGGTAGGCGCATTAGGTACGCCGTTGATGGGCGAATACGCCGGTGCCATCGACCGCCACTACATCACGCTTGGCGCACCATTATTTGTCGCCACTGCCCATCCGATCACCAAAAAAGCCCTCAACCGCTTGATTATGGCGCAAGACACCGGCAGCGCGATTAAAGGCGCGGTCCGTGTGGATTATTTCTGGGGTTATGGTGATGAAGCAGGCGAAGTGGCCGGCAAAATGAAAACCACAGGCTATGTATGGCAGCTCCTGCCCAACGGCATGAAACCGGAATACCGCCCATAA
- a CDS encoding DUF2061 domain-containing protein → MIKTITFAILHFSVAFSVAYILTGSIGVSSAVALVEPIVNTVVFYFHEKAWNRYEKNKSEKQKLWVPLHQCG, encoded by the coding sequence ATGATTAAAACCATTACATTTGCTATTTTGCATTTCAGCGTCGCATTTAGTGTCGCCTATATTTTGACTGGCAGTATCGGTGTTTCCAGCGCGGTGGCTTTGGTTGAACCCATCGTCAATACCGTCGTCTTTTATTTTCACGAAAAAGCATGGAACCGCTACGAGAAAAACAAATCCGAAAAGCAAAAATTGTGGGTGCCTCTGCATCAGTGCGGCTAA
- a CDS encoding RDD family protein encodes MSEINLSDLPQTEIVDVHIASPGARVAAYLLNNLFTFLIWLPFIVMVVFTLDESKELVSESSLFNTPEYFAITFFISLAVYLVFGIFQLYYMSRDGQSLGKKIMGIRVLKSDGNNPGFEGTVLIREVVWALAVGVVVTIVSLAISDTGGNLISLLIAFINFIMLFSVKRDRRTLYDMLADTVVVQLPPRR; translated from the coding sequence ATGAGCGAAATCAATTTGTCGGATTTGCCTCAAACAGAAATAGTAGATGTCCATATTGCTTCGCCGGGGGCGAGGGTTGCGGCATATTTATTGAATAATCTGTTTACTTTTTTGATATGGTTGCCATTCATTGTGATGGTAGTTTTCACTTTAGATGAAAGCAAAGAATTAGTTTCGGAATCTTCTCTTTTTAATACCCCTGAATATTTTGCCATAACATTTTTTATTTCTTTGGCTGTTTATTTGGTTTTCGGTATCTTCCAACTGTATTACATGAGCCGAGACGGTCAGTCTTTAGGTAAAAAAATTATGGGCATCCGCGTGTTAAAAAGTGACGGGAATAATCCAGGTTTTGAAGGAACGGTTTTAATCCGCGAAGTTGTTTGGGCGCTTGCTGTTGGTGTTGTGGTAACTATTGTATCGTTGGCAATAAGTGACACGGGTGGAAACCTGATTTCTCTGCTTATAGCCTTTATCAACTTCATCATGCTCTTCTCCGTCAAACGCGACCGCCGCACGCTCTACGATATGCTGGCCGATACGGTTGTCGTCCAACTGCCACCGCGCCGATAA
- a CDS encoding dihydrofolate reductase: protein MPKITLIAAYAARRCIGINNTMPWHLPEDFAFFKSYTTGKPVIMGRKTWESLPRKPLPGRQNIVITRQDYQAEGAQTAASLEDALALCQGVEEVIIMGGAQIYAQALPIATDLRLTEVGLDVDGDAFFPEFSTEIWQEASRENHVSAKGIEYAFVHYVKA from the coding sequence ATGCCGAAAATCACCCTTATCGCCGCCTACGCCGCCCGCCGCTGTATCGGCATCAACAACACCATGCCTTGGCATTTGCCCGAGGATTTTGCCTTTTTCAAATCCTATACTACCGGCAAACCCGTCATTATGGGCCGCAAAACATGGGAATCTCTGCCGCGCAAACCGCTGCCCGGCCGTCAAAATATCGTCATCACCCGCCAAGATTATCAGGCCGAAGGGGCGCAAACGGCGGCTTCTTTGGAAGATGCGCTGGCTTTGTGTCAGGGGGTTGAAGAAGTCATCATCATGGGCGGCGCGCAAATTTATGCACAAGCCCTGCCGATTGCCACGGATTTGCGTTTGACCGAAGTCGGTTTGGATGTGGACGGCGATGCGTTTTTTCCTGAGTTTTCCACAGAAATATGGCAAGAAGCCTCTCGGGAAAACCATGTTTCCGCCAAAGGCATCGAATACGCGTTTGTGCATTATGTGAAAGCATAA
- a CDS encoding D-2-hydroxyacid dehydrogenase: MKPLHIVVLDRDTLVNRPFDFDFPHTLSSYGTTEAHETLERIRGADIVITNKVVISAQAFAENPQLKLVAVTATGVNNVDVEAAKQNGTAVCNIRAYGNESVAEHAFMMMITLMRNLPAYQRDVAAGLWENSPFFCHLGAPMRDLNGKTLAIFGRGNIGKTLATYAQAFKMNVVFAEHKNAQSVRDGYVSFDEAIRSADVVSLNCPLTPQTANMIGEAELQQMKPGAILINCGRGGLVDEAALVAALKYGQIGGAGFDVLTQEPPRDGNPLLKARLPNLIITPHIAWASQEAANRLFDILLDNINRFVAGNPQNLV, translated from the coding sequence ATGAAACCGCTCCATATTGTCGTCCTCGACCGCGATACCCTCGTCAACCGCCCGTTTGACTTTGATTTTCCACATACATTGAGCAGCTACGGCACAACCGAAGCACACGAAACGCTGGAGCGCATCCGCGGCGCAGACATTGTGATTACCAACAAAGTCGTGATTTCCGCCCAAGCATTTGCCGAAAATCCACAACTCAAGCTGGTTGCCGTTACGGCGACAGGCGTCAATAATGTGGACGTTGAGGCTGCCAAACAAAATGGCACGGCAGTGTGCAATATCCGCGCTTACGGCAATGAATCCGTGGCGGAACACGCGTTTATGATGATGATTACCCTGATGCGCAACCTGCCTGCCTACCAGCGCGACGTTGCGGCAGGCTTATGGGAAAACTCGCCGTTTTTCTGTCACCTCGGCGCACCGATGCGCGATTTAAACGGTAAAACGCTGGCGATTTTCGGGCGCGGCAATATCGGTAAAACGCTGGCAACTTATGCTCAGGCTTTCAAAATGAATGTCGTGTTCGCCGAACATAAAAATGCCCAAAGCGTCCGCGACGGTTATGTTTCCTTTGACGAAGCCATCCGCTCTGCCGATGTCGTGTCGCTTAATTGCCCACTTACGCCGCAAACGGCAAACATGATAGGCGAAGCCGAATTGCAGCAAATGAAACCCGGCGCCATCCTCATCAACTGCGGTCGCGGCGGCTTGGTCGATGAAGCCGCTTTGGTTGCGGCGTTGAAATACGGCCAAATCGGCGGTGCAGGTTTTGACGTGTTGACACAAGAGCCGCCGCGCGACGGCAATCCTCTGCTGAAAGCCCGATTGCCCAATCTCATCATCACGCCACACATTGCATGGGCAAGCCAAGAGGCCGCCAACCGTCTGTTTGACATTCTTTTGGACAACATCAACCGCTTTGTGGCCGGCAATCCGCAAAATCTGGTTTAA
- the asd gene encoding aspartate-semialdehyde dehydrogenase, translating into MKVGFVGWRGMVGSVLMQRMKEENDFAHIPEAFFFTTSNVGGAAPDFGQAAKTLLDANDVAELAKMDIIVTCQGGDYTKSVFQPLRDSGWNGYWVDAASSLRMKDDAIIVLDPVNRNVIDNGLKNGVKNYIGGNCTVSLMLMALGGLFQNDLVEWATSMTYQAASGAGAKNMRELISGMGAIHAQVADELADPSSAILDIDRKVSDFLRSEDYPKANFGVPLAGSLIPWIDVDLGNGQSKEEWKGGVETNKILGRSDNPTVIDGLCVRIGSMRCHSQAITLKLKKDLPVSEIEAILAGANDWVKVIPNEKEASIHELTPAKVTGTLSVPVGRIRKLEMGGEYISAFTVGDQLLWGAAEPLRRVLRIILGSL; encoded by the coding sequence ATGAAAGTAGGTTTTGTCGGCTGGCGCGGTATGGTCGGCTCTGTTTTGATGCAGCGTATGAAAGAAGAAAACGACTTCGCCCACATTCCCGAAGCGTTTTTCTTTACCACTTCCAACGTCGGCGGTGCCGCACCTGATTTCGGTCAGGCAGCCAAAACATTGTTGGATGCCAACGATGTTGCCGAATTGGCAAAAATGGACATCATCGTTACCTGCCAAGGCGGCGATTACACCAAATCCGTCTTCCAACCCCTGCGCGACAGCGGCTGGAACGGCTACTGGGTTGACGCGGCTTCTTCCCTGCGCATGAAAGACGATGCGATTATCGTCCTCGACCCTGTCAACCGCAACGTCATCGACAACGGCCTCAAAAACGGCGTGAAAAACTACATCGGCGGCAACTGTACCGTTTCCCTGATGCTGATGGCTTTGGGCGGCTTGTTCCAAAACGATTTGGTCGAATGGGCAACCAGCATGACCTACCAAGCCGCTTCCGGCGCGGGTGCGAAAAATATGCGCGAACTTATCAGCGGCATGGGCGCGATTCACGCCCAAGTGGCAGACGAGCTTGCCGATCCTTCCAGTGCGATTCTCGACATCGACCGCAAAGTGTCCGATTTCCTGCGCAGCGAAGACTATCCGAAAGCCAACTTCGGCGTACCGCTCGCCGGCAGCCTGATTCCGTGGATTGACGTAGATTTGGGCAACGGCCAGTCCAAAGAAGAATGGAAGGGCGGCGTGGAAACCAACAAAATCCTCGGCCGCAGCGACAATCCGACCGTAATCGACGGCTTGTGCGTGCGTATCGGCTCTATGCGCTGCCACAGCCAAGCCATTACCCTGAAGCTGAAAAAAGACTTGCCCGTTTCTGAAATCGAAGCGATTTTGGCAGGTGCAAACGACTGGGTAAAAGTCATCCCCAACGAAAAAGAAGCCAGCATTCACGAGCTGACGCCTGCTAAAGTAACCGGAACGCTGTCTGTTCCTGTCGGCCGTATCCGCAAACTGGAAATGGGTGGCGAATACATCAGCGCGTTCACTGTCGGCGACCAACTCTTGTGGGGCGCTGCCGAGCCGTTGCGCCGCGTATTGCGCATTATCTTGGGCAGCCTGTAA
- the gnd gene encoding decarboxylating NADP(+)-dependent phosphogluconate dehydrogenase has protein sequence MKGDIGVIGLAVMGQNLILNMNDNGFKVVAFNRTTSKVDDFLNGAAKNTNIIGAYSLQDLVDKLEKPRKIMMMVRAGSVVDDFIEQLVPLLDQGDIIIDGGNANYPDSTRRTHELAAKGIRFIGAGVSGGEEGARHGPSIMPGGDEAAWPAVKPIFQAISAKTPQGEPCCDWVGRDGAGHFVKMVHNGIEYGDMQLICEAYQFMKDGLGLSYDEMHQIFNEWNKTELDSYLVEITAAILGYKDENGEPLVEKILDTAGQKGTGKWTGINALDLGIPLTLISEAVFARCVSAFKDQRAQANSLFGKTITPIEGDKAAWVDALRQSLLASKIISYAQGFMLIREASENNDWALNYGNTALLWREGCIIRSAFLGNIRDAYEANPDLVFLGSDPYFKGVLETCLPAWRKVVAKAIECGIPMPCMASAITFLDGYTSERLPANLLQAQRDYFGAHTYERTDKPRGEFFHTNWTGKGGDTASTTYDI, from the coding sequence ATGAAAGGCGACATTGGCGTTATCGGCCTTGCCGTGATGGGGCAAAACCTGATTCTCAACATGAACGACAATGGTTTTAAAGTTGTCGCATTCAACCGTACGACCAGCAAAGTAGATGATTTTTTAAACGGCGCAGCCAAAAATACCAATATTATCGGCGCATATTCACTGCAAGATCTGGTTGATAAATTAGAAAAACCACGCAAAATCATGATGATGGTCCGCGCTGGCTCTGTTGTTGACGATTTTATCGAGCAACTCGTTCCACTTTTGGACCAAGGCGACATCATTATTGACGGCGGCAATGCCAACTATCCTGATTCTACCCGCCGTACACATGAGCTGGCCGCAAAAGGCATCCGCTTCATCGGTGCCGGCGTATCCGGCGGTGAAGAAGGCGCGCGTCACGGCCCATCTATCATGCCTGGCGGCGATGAAGCCGCATGGCCTGCTGTTAAGCCGATTTTCCAAGCCATCTCTGCCAAAACGCCTCAAGGCGAGCCTTGCTGCGACTGGGTCGGTCGCGATGGTGCGGGCCACTTCGTCAAAATGGTGCACAACGGTATCGAATACGGCGATATGCAGTTGATTTGCGAAGCCTACCAATTCATGAAAGACGGTTTGGGTCTGTCTTATGATGAAATGCACCAAATCTTCAACGAGTGGAACAAAACCGAACTGGATTCTTATCTGGTCGAAATTACCGCTGCGATTTTGGGTTACAAAGATGAAAACGGCGAACCTTTGGTCGAAAAAATCCTCGATACCGCAGGTCAAAAAGGTACAGGCAAATGGACCGGCATCAATGCCCTCGATTTGGGTATCCCGTTGACCTTGATTTCCGAAGCCGTGTTTGCACGTTGCGTGTCCGCGTTTAAAGACCAACGCGCCCAAGCAAACAGCCTGTTTGGCAAAACCATTACCCCGATTGAAGGCGATAAAGCCGCATGGGTAGATGCTTTGCGCCAATCCCTGTTGGCATCCAAAATTATTTCTTATGCACAAGGCTTTATGCTGATCCGCGAAGCCAGCGAAAACAACGATTGGGCATTGAATTACGGCAATACTGCCCTCTTGTGGCGCGAAGGCTGCATCATCCGCAGCGCGTTCTTGGGCAACATCCGCGACGCATACGAAGCCAATCCTGATTTGGTCTTCTTGGGTTCCGATCCTTATTTCAAAGGCGTGTTGGAAACCTGTCTGCCTGCATGGCGTAAAGTGGTGGCCAAAGCGATCGAGTGCGGTATTCCGATGCCTTGCATGGCTTCCGCCATTACCTTCCTTGACGGCTACACTTCCGAGCGCCTGCCTGCCAACCTGTTGCAAGCGCAACGCGACTACTTCGGCGCGCACACTTACGAGCGTACCGACAAACCGCGCGGCGAGTTTTTCCATACCAACTGGACAGGCAAAGGCGGCGATACCGCTTCAACCACATACGATATTTAA